The Pontibacter deserti region GTTGGACCACTATAAAACTGTAGCTAGCGCGTTTGCCATGCCTGTCCCTGCCGGGCCAGTTGCACCAGGAGATGCAACACCATCGTTAGTCACGAGTCAGGAGACTCGCGGCAGCAATAATTTGCTTAGCTGATACTATAAAACAAAACATCCTGCCACACCTGACTGAGCCAGGGGATAGATAGCAGGACGTTTTTATATACTTTTAAATTAGTGTAGTAACTGTATAATCAATAGCGTTTACTTAAAAAATGGAGATTCTATAATCTTTCAGTTTTTTATCCAGGGCCTTAGAGTCGCCGCAAACCTTGTCAAGCAGTTTCCAGAAGCGGGGGCCGTGGTTCTTCTCTACCGTATGTGCCAGTTCGTGTAGAATCACGTAATCGCAGAGAGACTCAGGCAGGCGCATCAGGTGCAGGTTCAGGTTAATGTTGTCCGTGTGAGAACAGCTGCCCCACCGGCTTTTGGCATTCTTGATGAATACATTCTGGTACTTAAACCCGAACCGCTCAGCAAAGAAAGCAACACGCTGTGGCAGGTATTCTTTTGCCTCTTTGCGATAAGCTTCTTCTACCGATTTACGAATAAACTTCTGCACATCCGGCTCACTTACATCTTTAAAAACAGGATAAAACACATTGATGTACCCGTTCTCTATCACGCAGCGCATATTATACTGAGCATGAGTAAGCAACCGTAGTGTATGAAATCTTGTTTTAAATTCAGTGTCAGCATCGTATACCGTTAATTTGGTTTCCTGCTGCTGCATTCGGCTCTGATGCTCCTTAATCCAGTCGGCTTTGGTATAGATAAGCTGCTCTGCCTTATCAAAACTGATGTGCGGAGGAACAGCCACTCTGATACCTTTCAGAGGCCTGACACTGATGCTGATGCGCTTGGCTTTATCGCTGCGCTCAATCAAGACTTTCCCAATTCCATCAATATGAACATTGACAGATGAGAGTTTTAAAAAAGTTGTAGGCACTTTGGCTAAAAGTTAAAGTACAAAATCTTTGTGTCAAATATAGATAATTATTGCGTTAGCAATCCAATATATAGCAGCGTTTTTTCTTTTTTTATTTAAATATATGTATTTGAATTGTACTATATTTTCGGTGTTTTTATGGGTTTAAGTATGTT contains the following coding sequences:
- a CDS encoding M48 family metallopeptidase, with amino-acid sequence MPTTFLKLSSVNVHIDGIGKVLIERSDKAKRISISVRPLKGIRVAVPPHISFDKAEQLIYTKADWIKEHQSRMQQQETKLTVYDADTEFKTRFHTLRLLTHAQYNMRCVIENGYINVFYPVFKDVSEPDVQKFIRKSVEEAYRKEAKEYLPQRVAFFAERFGFKYQNVFIKNAKSRWGSCSHTDNINLNLHLMRLPESLCDYVILHELAHTVEKNHGPRFWKLLDKVCGDSKALDKKLKDYRISIF